In Companilactobacillus allii, one genomic interval encodes:
- a CDS encoding bacteriocin immunity protein yields MLNNRDNAKQYIHDLYNMLNKESDKSSHMLNITDVLLQVYSKIDKAKNPEALIDRLAKYIYSEGMAGKIHLKKEEEALLMELGTIGQKAGLNGANYADFSDKSYFYSIFDNNKMPIR; encoded by the coding sequence ATGTTGAATAATAGAGATAATGCTAAACAATATATTCATGATTTGTACAATATGCTTAATAAGGAATCAGATAAGTCATCTCACATGTTAAATATCACCGATGTTTTGTTACAGGTCTATTCAAAAATTGATAAGGCTAAGAATCCTGAAGCATTAATCGATCGTTTGGCCAAATATATATACAGTGAGGGAATGGCTGGTAAGATTCACCTCAAAAAAGAAGAGGAAGCCTTGTTGATGGAGTTGGGAACAATTGGCCAAAAGGCTGGATTGAATGGAGCTAATTATGCTGACTTCTCAGATAAGTCATATTTCTACAGTATTTTTGATAACAATAAGATGCCAATAAGATAA
- a CDS encoding bacteriocin immunity protein: MNEKKLFSEINRACANPEIERDIEIRSSLLKFARQLEDGTNYKLICVRLSNYISFYLASHWLRAPQALLDLGQDIKDDADEYRGVTSGDVLVDGILS; this comes from the coding sequence ATGAATGAAAAGAAATTATTTAGTGAGATAAATAGAGCCTGTGCCAATCCTGAGATCGAAAGAGATATTGAAATAAGGAGTAGTTTGTTAAAATTTGCTCGTCAACTTGAGGATGGAACTAATTACAAGTTGATCTGTGTGAGATTGAGCAATTATATTTCGTTCTATCTAGCATCACACTGGCTACGTGCACCACAAGCCTTATTGGATTTGGGCCAAGATATCAAAGATGATGCTGATGAGTATCGTGGTGTAACATCTGGTGATGTTTTAGTTGATGGCATATTAAGTTAG
- the tnpA gene encoding IS200/IS605 family transposase: MRKKNDRLDDIIHERNYVYNFHFHLIWVTKYRNTVFSTPQLVNDMEIILRRIADLNEVTIERMEVMPDHIHLLISFKPKYAPTNVVKAFKGGSARMFFEKHPEVKQQKFLGGHLWSHSYYMSTLGNMSKDIVERYIESQKKSDLRH, translated from the coding sequence ATGAGAAAAAAGAATGACCGTTTAGATGATATTATTCACGAACGTAACTACGTCTACAATTTCCATTTTCACTTGATATGGGTCACTAAATACCGAAATACTGTATTTTCAACACCGCAATTGGTAAATGACATGGAAATTATCCTTCGGCGAATTGCCGATCTCAATGAGGTCACTATCGAGCGTATGGAGGTTATGCCAGACCATATACATCTTCTTATTAGCTTTAAACCAAAATATGCACCGACCAACGTTGTTAAGGCTTTCAAGGGTGGCTCTGCACGTATGTTTTTCGAAAAGCATCCTGAAGTGAAACAGCAAAAGTTCTTGGGCGGTCATTTGTGGTCACATAGTTACTATATGAGTACACTCGGAAATATGAGTAAAGATATTGTTGAACGTTATATCGAAAGCCAAAAGAAAAGTGACTTGCGACACTAA
- a CDS encoding RNA-guided endonuclease InsQ/TnpB family protein, translating to MTKTMAQLSYHYGVKVRIFPATEQKRLIKRNSDASRFIYNEMNGMNRELFMLRQVKIPITMVQQRIQTLEQRLKSPSTGISNSHGWLNDHDLDSLMKANAIKNYRSAWNLFRKVHRSGTPVFHKKRTEQKYQTSCLYASKLNNPSMANGSVRLLDQQHIQLPKLGTLRFKGMPTKLLNRQDDVRIGTTTISMDATGRYYVSMQLASERPFVNKLSNNTAVSIGIDLNIDNFLTDSDGNIVANPHYYRAIKGKLASAQRKLSRRALRAKKEHRPLRDAKNYQKQREIVAIIQLKVANQRKNFLHLVSTTLIKNHDLVVAEELRSKNMLRNHALAMNIADVGWRTLLGMLSYKADMYGKRFITVNPRNTTQTCHDCGFVMGAGSTNKLTLADREWTCPHCGTYHIRDCNAAKNILAKGLVSL from the coding sequence ATGACTAAAACGATGGCACAGCTATCCTATCATTATGGCGTTAAAGTGCGTATTTTCCCAGCTACTGAACAAAAACGATTGATCAAACGCAATAGTGATGCGAGTCGCTTTATCTACAACGAAATGAATGGCATGAATCGGGAATTATTCATGTTACGTCAGGTGAAGATTCCCATCACAATGGTTCAGCAACGTATTCAGACACTAGAACAGCGATTGAAATCACCATCAACGGGGATTTCAAATAGTCATGGCTGGCTTAATGACCATGATTTAGATAGCCTGATGAAGGCTAATGCTATCAAAAACTATCGTTCTGCTTGGAACCTTTTTCGTAAGGTTCATAGATCAGGCACACCAGTCTTCCATAAAAAGCGAACCGAGCAAAAATATCAAACCTCATGCCTGTATGCTAGTAAGCTAAATAATCCTAGTATGGCCAATGGTAGTGTTCGATTGCTCGACCAACAACATATACAATTACCCAAGTTGGGAACTTTACGATTCAAAGGAATGCCAACTAAGTTACTTAATCGGCAAGATGATGTGCGTATTGGAACGACAACTATCTCAATGGACGCCACTGGTCGGTATTATGTCTCGATGCAACTAGCTTCTGAACGTCCATTTGTAAATAAATTAAGTAATAATACAGCCGTATCTATTGGTATTGACTTAAATATTGATAATTTTCTAACTGATTCCGATGGCAACATCGTTGCCAATCCACATTATTATCGTGCTATTAAGGGTAAATTGGCTAGCGCACAACGTAAGCTTTCTCGACGAGCACTACGTGCTAAAAAAGAGCATCGGCCATTACGTGACGCCAAAAATTATCAGAAGCAACGTGAGATTGTCGCAATTATCCAACTCAAAGTAGCCAATCAACGTAAAAACTTTTTACACCTCGTGTCCACCACACTTATCAAGAACCACGATTTGGTAGTGGCAGAGGAATTACGGAGTAAGAATATGTTACGAAATCACGCACTAGCAATGAACATTGCTGATGTGGGTTGGCGCACATTGTTAGGCATGTTGTCCTATAAAGCTGATATGTACGGGAAAAGGTTTATCACAGTTAACCCTCGAAATACCACCCAGACATGTCATGATTGCGGTTTTGTCATGGGTGCTGGATCAACTAATAAGCTCACACTAGCTGACCGAGAATGGACGTGTCCACACTGTGGTACTTACCACATACGTGATTGTAATGCAGCTAAAAATATTTTGGCAAAAGGTTTAGTATCACTGTAA